CGCTACAGGCTGAGTATAAACTAAACCATTCTTATCTACGGTATAAACGCTACATTCGATTTTTGACTCAACTATTTTGCCAATGGGTAACGCCCCATATTCGACGGTATGTATTTCTGTGTCGTAGCTGAGGCAATACTCGGCAAATAATACCATCTGATCGAATAGTTCGTTTGCTACCTCTTTCCTAACACCATTTTTGGCCGAACCATCAATAAACTTCTCTCGATGCTTCTCCATTTCTGCTAGCTTTTTTTTACCCATGCAGCGACGAAGTAAATCAGCTTCACCTAAAGAATAACCTGCCAATTCCTGAGCAATTTTCATAATTTGCTCTTGATAGACAATTACTCCATAGGTTTCTTTGAGGATGGATTCCAATAGAGGATGCTGATAACTAACCTGTTCTTTGCCATGTTTGCGATTAATAAAAATCGGAATTAATCCTGCGTCTAGAGGTCCTGGACGATAGAGAGCAGAGATAGAAGAAAGATCTTCAATTCCCGAGGGTTTTAAGTCTTTGGTAATCTGTTTCATGCCGTCAGATTCGAGTTGAAAAATGCCCTCTAAATTGCCAGCGCGGAAGAGTTTATGAGTCTTTTGAATATCGTCAGGCAGCTTTTTATGCGTACCCTTAGCGATGATTTCTAATGCCTTGCGTTCATCTAGAGGTATTTGATCTAAATCTAAAGTAACACCCTGGGTTTTCTGAACTAGACTGGCTGCTCGCTGAATGGTAGTTAGATTCTTCAAGCCTAAAAAATCCATTTTCAACAGACCCATAGCCTCAACATCTTCCATGTAATATTGAGTAATTACTGAGCCATCATTATTTTTTTGTAGAGGTACGATTTCATCTAAAGGTTGGGAAGAAATAACTACTCCCGCAGCATGAACCCCAAAAGTTTTATTTGTACCTTCAATCCGAATTGCCATATCAACCCAGTTACGAACTGCAACCGAACCGATTTCCTCTTTATTATCGTCATAAATGGGTACGTTTTCGTTTTCATAAGCCTGTTTAAAAGCGGGTTCGGGAGTGCCTGCTGAGATCATTACCTTAAGCTTAGTCGGCTTCCCTCGCACTACAGGAATCATCTTAGCAATACGGTTTTGTTCGCCAAAGTCGATTCCTAATACCCTGCCAACATCTTTTAATACCGCCTTGGAAGTCATGCGGTTAAAGGTGATAATTTGGGCAACATTTGCCTCACCATACTTCTCGGTAACGTATTTAATCATATCGCTACGGCGATCGGGACAGAAATCTGTATCTACATCAGGCATAGACTTCCGTTCGGGATTGAGAAAACGCTCAAACAGTAAACCGTGATGAATTGGGTCGATATTAGTAATTTTGAGGCAATATGCCACTAATGACCCCGCAGCACTACCCCTTCCTGGTCCAACGGGAATATCATTATCTCTAGCGTATTTAATATAGTCCCAAACTACCAGAAAGTAAGTAGAAAAGCCTTTTGACTGCATGACCTTAAGTTCTACCTCAAGCCTTTGCATATATTCAGCAGGAACTTCATGATGGTTGCGACACTTGAGCCTTTCCAATAAACCCTGACGAGTAACTTCTTCTAAATAGCTATCAGCTGTATGTCCTGCGGGAACGGGATAATCGGGAATACGGGGTTCGCCTAAAATGTTGTAAGGTTGGACTTTATCGGCTACCTCTACGGTAGTTGCGATCGCTTCTTCAATCACATCATCTTCTAAATGATCGCGAAACAGCAGCCTCATTTCCTCGGCAGACTTAAGATACTCCGTACCGCTATAGCGCAGTCGTTTGTCATCGGTAATGCGCTTTTGGGTCAGAATACACAATAGGGCATCGTGTGCCTCTACGTCATAGCAGGAAATAAAATGAGAATCATTCGTAGCAATGATTTGAATGCCCAATTTACGAGCAATATTGACAATTGCCACATTCACCATCCGATCTTCTGGTGAACCATGATCCTGTATCTCTAGGTAATAATCATCGCCAAATAAATCCTGATACCATTTAGCTACCTTTTCTGCATGGACAAGATCGCCTTTTAAAATTGCCTGGGGAACTTCTCCCCCTAAGCAAGCACTAGTAACAATTAAGCCTTCGTGATATTTCTCTAATAGTTCTTTATTAATACAGGGACGGGCAAAAATACCGCTCCCCTGAGAGCCTTTGAGATGGGAAATAGTGGTTAGCTTAACTAAGTTTTTATATCCCTGGGTGTTTTTTGCCAACACCACCTGATGATATTTGCGATGGCGTTTTTTCTTTTCGGTAATGTTGACTTCTATATCACCATTGATTACATACATCTCATTGCCAATTATTGGCTTGATGCCTTTGTGGCGACAGACTTTGATCAGTTCTATCGCCCCATACATTACCCCATGATCCGTTAGGGCGATCGCTGGCATATCTAATTCTAAAGCGCGATCGATTAGCTGAGGAATCTGAGATGCACCATCTAGCAAGCTATAGTCGCTATGAATATGTAAGCCAACAAAAGACATAAGTAATAAATTATCAATAATCAATTACCAATTATCAATGATTTTATTGGTGTCGTGGGGAAATTGGGTATAAATATTTATGATTTGAGCGTAGGGCGAGCGCTTCTAAATAATAAATACTTGCCATTTTTAATTTTTAGATGTGGCAAGCAAAAATAGCTAATATTTTTGCGGATATACTTATAGGAAAACCACTTTTTACTTACTTTAGCAGAAGGTGCTTTTCTATAAAATGACTGAACTATTAAAACAAGCGATCGCCAAGCTCGAAAACCTGTCTGATAACGAACAGGATAATATTGCTGCAATTATTCTCGAAGAACTTGAAGACGAGCAAAAACGAAAAAATACTTACTCGTCAGACAATCTTGCCGACTTGATTCAAGAAAGGTTTGCTCAACTTGGCGGAATAGACAATTTACTTATTGCTTCTCGCGAGGCAATGCGCGAACCTCCCGAATTTGAGTGATGATTATTCTCGATACCAACGTTTTATCAGAATTAATGAAATCACAGCCCGATCTCTCTGTTGTTAGCTGGATCAAAAAACATAAACCAACAAACTTATTTATTACTACTTTAACTCAAGCAGAAATTCTCTATGGTTTAGAAATTCTCCCAATAGGTAAACGCCGTAACGATTTAAAAGCAGCAGCTATATCTATGTTCGAGCTAGATTTTTCTGGGCGAATTTTGCCTTTTGATCCTGATGCAGCGGAATTATTTGCAACTATTGCTGCCAAAAGAAGAAAAATTGGACTTCCTATTTCTCAAATTGATGCTCAAATTGCCGCGATTGCACTTTCTCATCGTGCAACTCTGGCAACGCGGAATGTTAGAGATTTTGAGGAATGCAATCTCAATATAGTTAATCCTTGGGAATGAAAATATCAGTCTTTTAGGATATCGCTGGCATATCTAATTCTAAAGCGCGATCGATTAGCTGAGGAATTTGAGATGCACCATCTAGCAAACTATAGTCGCTATGAATATGTAAGCCAACAAAAGACATAAGTAATTAATTATCAATAATCAATTACCAATTATCAATGATTTTATTGGTGTCGTGGGGAAATTGGGCATAAATATTTATGATTTAAGGAATAGGGCGATCTCCTCTAATATAAAATGTGTTTGCTTATCAAACTTCATATGAGAATAATCAATGGTAGATAGTATAAAGAAAGAATTGTCGATCCAAACTATATTTACTTTATTTTTGATGGAAAATACTTTAAAATTGGTCATTCAAAAAATCCCAAACGAAGAGTGTATAATTTGCAGGTTGGCTGTTCGGAAAAAAATCTTTTTTTAGGTGCATTAATACGTCTTCCCAATAAGCATTACGCATTTATTTTAGAAAAAGAATTACATAATATCTTAAAAAACCATGAAAATGTTCATGTAAAGGGAGAATGGTATGACCTTCTTAATAATGAAGGCAATCAAGAATACGATCTATTATCATCTTGTTTTAAATATTGTACTTTTCGAGTTACAGATGGCCTATATTTATGTATTGATGAAGTATTTTTAAAATATTATGATGATGAAAAAAGATTACTCGATCTTATAGACGTATGCCTTGAATGAGTTTTTGTTAAAGCTAATTGAGATAATTAAAGCAAAACAAGTCATAATGCAAAGCATAATCGCTTGGGTAAATATGCTGTGAAGTTGCACTAAACATAATTCTCTATCTTTCAGATGCAGCAAACAATAATATCCAAAATCTTTACAAATATACTAATAGAAAAACTATTCGTTATCTTGCCAAAGGAGAGTCTATAAAATGACTAAACTATTAGAACAGGCGATCGCTTTAATTTAAGAAGATACCGCAAATTTTCTTACTTCTGGTAACGTTTCTCCTTCTTTTAAAGCGGATTCGATTAATAACTCCAATACCTCTTCCGCATATTTGAGTGCTTCTGCATAGATTTCGCCGTGAGTATGACAAAATTCGCCCTATTCTGGAAGACTAGCTATAAAATAGTTATTTTCGTTACTCCATTGAATAATAACGGTATAGTTTGAATTTTTCATAAGCTATTATTTTGTGTCTTTTAATTTTTAACATTACAGAGAAGTAAAGGCGATCGCTTTATACACAATTCATTGCTTTTCTAGTATCGCGATCGCTCTTAAAATTAAGCTAACAGAATTGTAAACTTTAAGTCTCTAGAGGTTATTATCCCGAACCAAACTATCTTTGCGTTTGGAACTAATATTAGCTGTTTAAACATCATTGTTGATAAACGACCGCCACAGAAGTTTGGGAGAAAAAAAGGCTCTTGGCGATTTAAGTGAATGCGCTATTTCCATAAAAGAAACATATACTTCGGGATCGTAAGTTGCTCGTTCTTGTAATCTTTGTATATATGGCTGAAGTAAGCCATCAACAAAGGTTGGCTCGATTCTTCCTTTTGTCTTTAAAAAACGAGAATCTTGTGCGGTAGCTAGATTCCAATGTAAGGAATTACTTTTGGCTAATTTTTTCTGAAAAGAAGTAGAAGATAACTTTCTTGGTAAAAAGGATTTCTGTGCTTTACTCAACCATTTTTGCAAGACTAACGCAGCCAAGGCACTTACCGTCATTCCCTGACCGTAAACTGGACAAAGAGAACAAACGGCATCACCAAGCACGATAAATCCTGAAGGAAGGTCGAGCTTTTCATAATGTCGTAATCTATTAGTAGTTGCTCGGTAGGCATGAATAGACGATATAGGTTCGGCTTGAGCGATCGCTTGGTAGAAGCTCGGATCGCGCAGACTACGAGCAAAATCCAAAAACCCTCTATCGTCAATGGGAGGAAAGTCTGTTTCATAACCGCCCAATGTAGCAATCCATTCTCCCCCTTCTATCCTGGCTAAATATCCCAATCTAGTTTGTTCTGGAGGAGAATGATTAATCAACATAACCTTCCAAGGAGCTTGAAAGCCGTTTGGCTCTCGGTAGCGACGAGTTGCATATCCAAGATGGGGATTGACTACAGTTTCTGGTGGCGCAGTTATGCCCATATCTTCTAGCCATTGGGGTGCTTTAGAGCTACGACCGCTGCAATCTACGACAAGCTGGGCAGTTAAGTTTTTCTCATCTTGACTGCTTGATGAGCTAGTTATTATTCCTTTAACCTGATGCTTCTGTCGGTTGTAAATCAGCCCAGTAACGCGATGTTCTTCCCAGAACTTTATTCGAGCCTGTTTTTTTAGTTGGTGAGCGATCGCCCATTCCAGTAAAGGACGACTGCAAGTTATGGAGATTAGGTCGGAAGGTTCATCCGTGTGAGCCATCCATCCTGCTTCGCCATAGCTATAAAATTCCCGTCCCCAATCAATAGTCAAAGCACCTCTTTGAAGTAATTCGGCACGGAAACTCTCGCCCAAC
This DNA window, taken from Pleurocapsa sp. FMAR1, encodes the following:
- a CDS encoding DNA polymerase III subunit alpha; translated protein: MSFVGLHIHSDYSLLDGASQIPQLIDRALELDMPAIALTDHGVMYGAIELIKVCRHKGIKPIIGNEMYVINGDIEVNITEKKKRHRKYHQVVLAKNTQGYKNLVKLTTISHLKGSQGSGIFARPCINKELLEKYHEGLIVTSACLGGEVPQAILKGDLVHAEKVAKWYQDLFGDDYYLEIQDHGSPEDRMVNVAIVNIARKLGIQIIATNDSHFISCYDVEAHDALLCILTQKRITDDKRLRYSGTEYLKSAEEMRLLFRDHLEDDVIEEAIATTVEVADKVQPYNILGEPRIPDYPVPAGHTADSYLEEVTRQGLLERLKCRNHHEVPAEYMQRLEVELKVMQSKGFSTYFLVVWDYIKYARDNDIPVGPGRGSAAGSLVAYCLKITNIDPIHHGLLFERFLNPERKSMPDVDTDFCPDRRSDMIKYVTEKYGEANVAQIITFNRMTSKAVLKDVGRVLGIDFGEQNRIAKMIPVVRGKPTKLKVMISAGTPEPAFKQAYENENVPIYDDNKEEIGSVAVRNWVDMAIRIEGTNKTFGVHAAGVVISSQPLDEIVPLQKNNDGSVITQYYMEDVEAMGLLKMDFLGLKNLTTIQRAASLVQKTQGVTLDLDQIPLDERKALEIIAKGTHKKLPDDIQKTHKLFRAGNLEGIFQLESDGMKQITKDLKPSGIEDLSSISALYRPGPLDAGLIPIFINRKHGKEQVSYQHPLLESILKETYGVIVYQEQIMKIAQELAGYSLGEADLLRRCMGKKKLAEMEKHREKFIDGSAKNGVRKEVANELFDQMVLFAEYCLSYDTEIHTVEYGALPIGKIVESKIECSVYTVDKNGLVYTQPVAQWHDRGIQEVFEYTLDNGLSIRATKDHKFMTIEGQMLPIDQVFQRGLELKEIDSLKYKLQPLAMKHFG
- a CDS encoding type II toxin-antitoxin system VapC family toxin, whose amino-acid sequence is MIILDTNVLSELMKSQPDLSVVSWIKKHKPTNLFITTLTQAEILYGLEILPIGKRRNDLKAAAISMFELDFSGRILPFDPDAAELFATIAAKRRKIGLPISQIDAQIAAIALSHRATLATRNVRDFEECNLNIVNPWE
- a CDS encoding GIY-YIG nuclease family protein, with the protein product MFDGKYFKIGHSKNPKRRVYNLQVGCSEKNLFLGALIRLPNKHYAFILEKELHNILKNHENVHVKGEWYDLLNNEGNQEYDLLSSCFKYCTFRVTDGLYLCIDEVFLKYYDDEKRLLDLIDVCLE
- a CDS encoding NAD(P)/FAD-dependent oxidoreductase, which encodes MINRTHNIGDRAIVIGGSIAGLLTARVLADYFAEVIVVERDRLPTEPNSRKGVPQSAQPHILLTKGYRILLELLGESFRAELLQRGALTIDWGREFYSYGEAGWMAHTDEPSDLISITCSRPLLEWAIAHQLKKQARIKFWEEHRVTGLIYNRQKHQVKGIITSSSSSQDEKNLTAQLVVDCSGRSSKAPQWLEDMGITAPPETVVNPHLGYATRRYREPNGFQAPWKVMLINHSPPEQTRLGYLARIEGGEWIATLGGYETDFPPIDDRGFLDFARSLRDPSFYQAIAQAEPISSIHAYRATTNRLRHYEKLDLPSGFIVLGDAVCSLCPVYGQGMTVSALAALVLQKWLSKAQKSFLPRKLSSTSFQKKLAKSNSLHWNLATAQDSRFLKTKGRIEPTFVDGLLQPYIQRLQERATYDPEVYVSFMEIAHSLKSPRAFFSPKLLWRSFINNDV